From the genome of Papaver somniferum cultivar HN1 chromosome 2, ASM357369v1, whole genome shotgun sequence, one region includes:
- the LOC113353274 gene encoding F-box/kelch-repeat protein At3g06240-like isoform X1, producing MSLLSNLPEGIHDDIFLWLPAESILSCYDCFKIDIYTLRKDSWTGIQGTVKFLFRCGKGYYGVSFNGCLHWLGSIENTQGTSSEVIFSFHISNEIVVNMPLPENIIMPPMDYSGDVYKNVAVWGDCIGIACIWGSVKIDVWVMQEYGWSKRILDQKIYHNPATIALKRHSILEASMVF from the exons ATGTCTCTGTTGTCAAATCTCCCCGAAGGGATTCACGACGACATATTTCTATGGTTACCAGCAGAATCGATCTTATCAT GTTATGATTGCTTCAAAATTGATATTTATACATTGAGAAAAGATTCATGGACTGGTATTCAGGGCACTGTCAAATTCTTATTTCGGTGTGGTAAAGGATATTATGGTGTGTCTTTCAATGGATGTCTTCATTGGTTGGGAAGTATCGAAAACACTCAAGGAACCTCCTCCGAAGTTATCTTCTCTTTTCATATTAGCAATGAGATAGTGGTGAATATGCCGTTACCTGAAAATATTATTATGCCACCTATGGATTACTCCGGAGATGTTTATAAAAATGTGGCAGTGTGGGGCGACTGCATAGGTATAGCTTGTATTTGGGGATCAGTTAAAATTGATGTGTGGGTAATGCAGGAATATGGATGGAGTAAAAGAATCTTGGATCAAAAAATATACCACAACCCAGCTACCATCGCCCTCAAGCGACATTCCATTTTGGAGGCCTCTATGGTATTTTGA
- the LOC113353274 gene encoding uncharacterized protein LOC113353274 isoform X2, which produces MSLLSNLPEGIHDDIFLWLPAESILSCRNMDGVKESWIKKYTTTQLPSPSSDIPFWRPLWYFDNGEILVDNDRRQLLLYNPTTEKVRSVVVREITVANIRQSYVESIVSVGSGTYLEKRITDGVVKNSEPQRLRQSIPSIRRSCPLLKWRKK; this is translated from the exons ATGTCTCTGTTGTCAAATCTCCCCGAAGGGATTCACGACGACATATTTCTATGGTTACCAGCAGAATCGATCTTATCATGTAG GAATATGGATGGAGTAAAAGAATCTTGGATCAAAAAATATACCACAACCCAGCTACCATCGCCCTCAAGCGACATTCCATTTTGGAGGCCTCTATGGTATTTTGACAATGGGGAAATACTAGTAGATAATGATCGCAGACAATTACTTTTATATAACCCAACAACTGAAAAAGTTAGATCCGTGGTGGTCCGTGAAATTACTGTGGCCAATATTCGACAGAGTTATGTGGAGAGCATAGTCTCAGTTGGCTCTGGTACGTATCTGGAGAAACGGATTACAGATGGTGTCGTGAAGAATTCCGAGCCACAACGGTTGAG GCAGAGTATCCCGAGCATTCGTCGTTCCTGTCCCTTGCTGAAATGGAGAAAGAAGTGA